GAGTCTTTCATAGATTGAGTGTATATAAAAAGGTTCATATTACGACTACTATACTGTTATCGGTTCTGAATTGTTTCGAGTTAGAAAATTTGTACTCTTATTATTGACCTGATCTACGAAGGAATGCATATAGCGTTGGATGAGAAATCAAACAAATCTAATAGTGTATGTTAGTTCCTTAATGGGGTAGGAATGTGTAGGATATTTGGGTACAGTCTTCTCCATAGGTATAATGTGTTCTAGTTATcgatttaacaaacttaacaaTGTGGTACTAGTCgtttataaaaatgaatacgGTGATGTCAAGTTCGAGTACTAAATACTTAGAGAGTTATTAATTGTATCACATGCTCGTATAATGATATTCGATGTTgtattcacatttgagaaacaaaCTAACTTGTAACTACAAACAAATAAGTTAAGCATTGTTTGTAAGGGGAATTTTAAGTGGTGGATATTCGATTTGATATTAATGTGTTTAAGTTGTCAAGTGTATCTCGAGAAATTTAACAAAGGACAAGTGATTTCATTATAAGCTCCAATATAATTAGATTAATGTTGAAATGCCAAGCTTATGGGTCAAGAAAGTCCTAACGGGTATACTTGTGTGAAGGAAATTGTGAATTTTAGTAAGAAGTACATataagattgaatttttttgaattagaTTTGTAGAGATGCGTTTGAAATGTCATGTAGATGAAAAGGTTGACTCTGAGATGAAAAAAATGTCTAAAGTCTTATTTAGTCTTGAGATCTTATTTTGGTCAtctatttgaatagattgttcAGAGTTCAATGTTCAAAGAAAGTGGAAGGCTCAAGTATCGAGTTGAATTCTTAAGTGATTGAGACAGGTGAATTTCTTAACCCTTtctaagtgtatgaaatgtgtgtatttcctttttgtatatgtttgggagtaacgtGATTGGTAATTGCTtaacttgtccacattgattaattctaataatgaaaaagaatgggattaaaaaaaaagcaatgTGATTAGTTGTTTGTGTGTGATGGGTtcagaaagggttgaaggcttgttgaatcattgtttatgtgatttcatgtttgtgtggttgtgaactgtgcaatgttatgaaaatggtcatctcctcattatttgtgtgaacttgtcatctgcattattatGAGGCATtagttgtgacaagtgttatgtgcattgagaaagaatgagtacttaagaGAATGTACACCATTTTGAGGGATCTATCGCGCTCCGCGAttgatactatatttcgagggacgtatctcGCGCAGTATTGGTTAaaattatcgagggtcgtgttgTGCGCCGCGACACGATATATCCAGACTAGGTACTTGTAGTTATCAATAGTTAAAATAccccctttaaatttttcagAAGGAGTCGAAATAGTCctaattctcaaaacgacctagcgggtcatTACATCACCTGCCACTTAAAcaaacgttcgtcctcgaacggaaaaagaaaagagctaacctgaacgctcaaaaagatgaggatatttactcctcatgtctgactctgtctcccatgtagcctcctccactggatgatgcttccactgaacctttactgaagcaatctccttggacCTTAGCTTCCGAATTTGCCTATACAAAATGGAGATCGgctcttcctcaaaagtcaaattctgatcaagtaacactgaatcccattgaatcacatgatCACTACCGtgatgatacttcttaagcatggagatatgaaatacaagatgaacacctGACAAAccaggtggcaaagccaactgatacgccacctcaccaatacgctcaacaatctcgaaaggaccaatataccttgggctcaacttgcccttctttccaaacctcatcacacccttcatgggtgaaaccttcaataaaaccttctctccaaccataaactctaaatcGCGAATATTtcgatctgcataactcttttgcctactctgagccatgagaagtctatcttggatcaacttgaccttgtccaaggactccctcaacaaatctgtaccccatggtctaacctcaaatgcatcaaaccagccaattggagatcgacatctcctgccatacagagcctcaaatggtgccatctcaatgctcgagtgataactattattgtaagcaaactccgctAGAGGCAAGAACTggtcccactgaccaccaaagtcaatcacacatgcccgcaacatatcctcaagaacctgaatagttcgctcagattgaccatcagtctgagggtgaaaggctgtACTAAGATCCACTCGAGTGCCCAACTCTTTCTGGAAAGACCGccagaaatgagatgtaaattaGGTTCcacgatctgaaataatagatataggaaccccatgcaaacgAACTATCTCTTGattatagatcttggctaacttctctgagttataggtagtctgaactggtacaaagtgtgcagacttagtcagtcgatccacgatgacccatatagcatcaaacttacccaaggtacgtggcaaccctaccacaaagtccatagcaatgcgctcccacttccactcaggtatgggcatcctctgagtcatacctccaggcttttggtgttcatacttcacttgctgacaattcaaacatcgagatacaaaatctactatgtccctcttcatacgacaccaccaatagtgttgcttcaagtcacgatacatcttagtagcccccggatgaatagagtacctcgaactatgagcctcctccatgatcaatctagtcaaatcacctgtatgaggaacacatatacgacccttaatcctcaaaactccctcactatcaagaattgcagccttggcttatccttttaaaaccttgtccctaatcttacataaatcaccatcatcaaactgttgagcccgaatctgctccaacaaggatgaactagcctccatataagccaacaccttactagattctgaaatatcaagtctcacaaagctattggccaGGGACTGGACATCCCTAGCTAAAGGACGCTCGCCAACCTGTAACAtggctagactacccatacttaccgccttccgactcaaggcatctgctacaacatttgctttgcctgggtgataaagaatagtcatatcgTAGTCTTTGAGCAACTCCACCCATCCCCTCTGCCTCAAGTTTAGATCcctctgattgaatatatactggagactacgatgatccgtgaacacctcacaatgcacaccataaagataatgcctccaaatctttaatgcaaacaccacagccgcaaactctaaatcatgaatagggtagttcttctcatgaatctttaactgcctcgaagcataagctatcacccttcccttctgcatcaacacacaaccaagaccaacccgagaagcatcacaatatacgacaaaaccctctccctccacgagtagggtcaaaattggagcagtagtcaataaagtcttgagcttttggaaactaacctcacattcgtcagaccactgaaaagtcacctccttctgtgtcaatctagttaatggagatgcaatggatgagaaaccctcaacaaaccgtcgataataacctgcaaggcccaagaaactccgaatctcagtaactgaagtaggtctgacccaatctatgaccgcctcaatcttcttaggatccaccatgataccctccttggacactacatgtcccaagaatgctaccgaactaagccaaaactcacactttgaaaactttgcataaagcttcttctcctttagaataccaagaacaatcctcaaatgatgctcatgttcctccttagtgcgtgagtatatcaatatgtcatctatgaagacaataacaaaggaatctaaatacggtctgaacactccattcatcaagtccataaaagctgctggggcattagtcagtccgaaagacatcaccaaaaactcgtagtgaccataacgtgttcgaaaagtcgtcttagggatatcctccaccctaaccttcagctgatgatagccagatctgaagtcaattttggagaaaactgaagcaccctgcaactgatcaaataaatcatcaatacgaggtatcggatacttatttctgatggttaccttgttcaactgccgatagtcaatacacatacgcatatatctatcttttttcttcacaaataacactggagcaccccaaggagatacactcggtctaataaaatctttgctcaacaaatcctgcaactattccttcaactctttcaattcaaccggtgccatacgataaggaggaatggaaataggccgagtgcctggctccacatcaatacaaaaatcaatatcacgatctggtggaagacctgGCAAATCGGTTGGGAATacctctgaaaattcactcaccactagaatagactcaagcatagAAGTCTCAATACTAGTATCTCGAGTGTGGGCTAAGTAAGAAAAACATCCTCTCTGTACCAACTGACGagccttaaggaatgatatcactCCCTTAGAAGGGTGACTAAGTgaacctctccattctactataggaattccaggcatagctaaagtaatggtcttggcatgacaatttaaaattgtgtggtaagaagataaccaatccataccgagaatcacatcaaaatctatcatatctAAGACCTTTAAATCTGCATGAGTGTCATACCCCATAAATGTAACGGTACATAATCGATACACCCGATCTACAACCACAGAATCCCcgacaggagtagagacacatatcggcaaatcaagagactcacacaatatatccagactaggagcaaaatatgtggacacataagaataattagagcctggatcaaataatacagtagctggtcgatgacaaaccggaataatacctgtgataacagcatctgaggcttcagcctctggcctacctggaaaagcataacagtgagaacgacctccatcagattgtgaacctccacgaccaccacctcgaccagaaggagaaccacctctacctgaatgagaaccacctctaccattctgtgcaccacccctagctggaggttgtgcagccctggaagtcgaaacctgagaaccctgatgtaagccaccacgtctggtcctagggcagtctctcacaaagtgtcccatatcaccacactcaaagcaacccctacgagacgcaggctgatgagaggaacctgaatgaccagaatgccctccacgaactacaggtctagaagatgaaccctgcGAAGTATGTACCGAGCTCGAAGAGTTATGCCTAGCGTAACCAGCCTCAAACGCTGGTATGgcagcatgaatgggtctgttggactgagggtgataacctctgcccgagtaaccccgactcctagacggagcaccaccataatcacctgaataacgagtcctcttgccctctcgctgctcaaatccctcacgtcgaatcatctccaactccttagcagcatctaccactttctgGAATGGAACACCAGAAGCAGCAACCTGAGACACTCCTAGACGAATTGGAATAATcagccccttaacaaacctcctcactctctcagcctctgtgggaagtatcatcgaagcatgcctagccaaggcatgaaatttaccctcatactctgcaactgacataccattttgctgcaaaccctcaaactcggccctcttgcgctccctctcactgcgtggaacaaatttggatagaaatacctgagtaaactcagtccaggatagtggatgggatccagctggcctactactaatataatccctccaccaatgcttagcagagccagtcatctgaaacgctgtgtagtcaactccatgagactccactaatccaagattatgcaacctctcatgacaactaactatgaattcatatgcatcctcagctaagtcaccagtataagtaggaggattcattagtctgaacctcccaaacatcttttgctcatcaatagtcatagaaggtctattcaccaaatgtgatgtcatatctgggaactccatactatccaaacgagGAGCTACAGCGGCAGCTGGCTGAGCCCTGGGAGTCTGAGAATCTGGAGCAACTATCGGGTctggagtttgacctccaacacgggtctgtgagccatcagaagtgacaggTAAAGCTCCTGCCTTGGCCATCCCCTCTAAGATTCCTAACATACGAGCcaaggtatcttgaagcacCAGGGGGATAATAGTACTGGGTGGATCCTGAGCTAgcccatccccctcgacacgatcttgcacatccccatgaataACCTCTGCATCAGGAGGTACAGTCCTATCACGAACCTGGGTAGCTATTGGTACTTGACCATCCACAGGAGCTGCCACACGGCCCCTACCCCGACCTCGAGCTCGTCCCCTACCTCTACCTCGAATAGTGTTCCCAGAAGCAGGCGCAGGAATAAGATcctgaccaccacttgccgaTGTACGGTTCCTCGCCATCTAagagagaatgagatatcaagattagaatttctacaaggtcaagtgtgcacgataatgaataaaagaacagaatatttcctaaatgtcccatagcctctcgaagataggtatggacgtcttcataccgatccgcaagactctactagacattgctcttgtacccttgagaccgatgaacctagagctctgatacaaaatttgtcacgacccaaaatcacgagtcgtgatggcacctatattcccaaccaataggtaagccaaccagcatagtttaacaaacttaactaacaagaagtgaaaagacaacaatttccaaatctccaacactgagttcttataagtaagaatgcggaaaactgaaaaaaatactacccaagaaatggtgtcatgagtacaagagcttctaaaatacgatgcaagtttgaaactaaaaaggcaaatctaacataagggatatcctgtctgaatactgaataacaaaataagtaaaagatagagggagatgtgggccacggaacagccaagcagctcaccacaactccaagacactccaaaCTCGGACTCAAACTTCTcctcgagatgtgctcctacttggaatcgaatctgcaccacaagagtgcaacaagcgtagtatgagtacgaaaccacgtgtacccagtatgtctcattgaccgacaacgaagaagtagtgacgggagttatataagaaaataaattcttagattgtacaagtatatatatatattacacttactattttagtttcatcaataaaggacatcaatatttaatatattccaacaccaaacgaaacatatagtcatcaagaatgaatgatgggatgaaatgcaatgcaatatgatgccatgtaatgatatgtctcagaatacccaatactcactcaaccgtatatacatgatactcctcggaaatacatcgagagttcatgacccatgggggactcgcgaggtccatataccgacacggacgatctccacgtgtctgtgcggacgatctcaacgcactatcataatatcaaacaattttcgcacggacggtctccacgtgcccaaattacaatcttaacatctcatcatccccagcacggacgatctccacgtgcccaacttatactcagtctcatgtctatgcatgtgcacaatattatttcaatagaggggatgatgatgcatctcaatcaatcaatatgaacataatacataaccacctcaattatcacaactatacgggtgaaataaataaaacacaatcacacaaggaatttaagtcaataatatatcagctaatgcccatatgctttggcattctcaaatttcaatccacattctataatagaaattttcctttttataacaccggtactcgtaccaatgcccgtcacaccattgatacgagaccaccatctttccccttacccctttgtctattttcattttttttaatctttaattaggaaaaagtccttcaacaagtctaaaagtcttaacataccttagatgccaAGCTTGTAccacgaatcttttaagattttttctttccttttcgcaaggtttcagaacgttcccaatctaccaattatgcaatattcgtaagtaagaaatttttgtagacattcaaattattatatgtctatcatagacgctaaaactcactcatatttcCAACCAAACTCCAagtcttgatatatattggtatgccaaatttttcatacttgctaaattttaagccaagaacttaactctaacctCTTAAAATagactaaaattcaatgttagatcatataaaataacacctaataattaattaccaatcCCAATATGTCAAAACTAGTACCTTGatttgataattaaataaactaagAATCAACTCCACCAATTAACAATACCACGAAGGACCAATCGGTCTACAATGGTCAcgattttcccaaaaaaatctAAACTGTAACCAAATGtcgtataaaaaaaaagaattattttacctttttaccaaatgccaatcattggcatatgattgcCCAATGATTGGCAGATCCACTACCAATATGACAATCCTAAGATGACCAATTTCCATGCTTGCAATGGAAAGAACGATGCCACTGCCTTTGcccttttttttccaaatttttttttccaccaattaaaataataataacaagaataaaataataaaataacatgcAAATCAATACTTAAATCAAGGTACACCATCAGGATGATGGTCATTAATGGAATTTGAATACGTCCTGGGTgccgtttttttttttttaaattatgctATATACCAAtcgtaataatataataataacaacaaaccAAAATTACTTTGACAACATACCTATGGTAGAATTGAAAAGGGATGAGAAGTTCCTTGTTTTCGTTAGCAGTGGTTATTGCTTCTCCTCTAGTTCATCGCTTAAGGTAAGTTTCTGCCTccactcctttttttttctaaacaagAGTTTATTAACAGTGAAACCCCACTAATCTGTtatctatattacttatttaGTAAAAGTTTCGCCAACTAGGTACTTGTAGTTATCAATAGTTAAAATAccccctttaaatttttcagAAGGAGTCGAAATAGTCctaattctcaaaacgacctagcgggtcgttacatatatatatatatatatatatatatatatatattgattcttacaattaagtaataaaaatagaggtaaaattatatttgttacACAACTCTTTTATTCCAAGATTGTATTTGGACATACACTATGACATCttgatttcaaattaatatttggaCATGCGATTTGAGACTAACATTTCCAACAGAGTATGATTTTAGATTTCAAaccctaattttaattttttttaatacaactCTTGATTTATAAGTTAATGTATAAaccatcattttgaattttataaaaagggACTTATGCTCCGCGTGAAGAGATTATTCTACCATGGGAAAGAACTTAATTATAGAATAACTAATTACTACTACCACTAGTGGATTGTAAAGACCCATTATGtcattttttggaaatttaaattattcgtttaacttgagttaattaattcatggataattatagataattgactcaattgataattaatgggctaaagtgatcatttatttaagatatatgTCATGAGGCCCATGTATTAGAAATAAATTAgtgaattttgttatttttaataaacaagaaatatggaaataaaatagaaagggAAAGAAGGAACGGGTGGCGGCGGTGACATCAAATTTCGACAAAGCTTCAGGTGAGTTTCATTGTTTGTGTTGGTTGCATATATGAATAATTGTATTATAATATTGTTgggtaaaaaaaagaagtgatcAATTTCTACaaattgaatgaattttacCGTGCTTTTGAGGCCTAGGATGACTAAAATAAatagtgaaaaagaaaattattcctAATCATTAGAAAATGATTTGAAGTGATTACAGAATGAGTTTCATCAACATTGACAGTGATAGTGGAATAAAAGTAATTATGAGTTAAATTATTGTTACGTTATTGACGgttattaattttctattaaattaGGAGTTGCAAATTTCTTCATAGTCATAATATTATGTTTCATGTTCCAACGTATTGGTATATGTACAGTGATGTACTTGAAAGGTTAAGTATActaaattatatgaatataattagATTTATGTAATTTGGAGAAATTAAGACTTAATCTTAGACTTGAATTTGAGAAATTTGAGAGTGGAAATATTAGTGGCATCAAAATTAGGAACTTGATTATATATTTGAGAGAGTTTCAGAGTCAAGACTAGACACATAATAATGTGGGTGTTGTTAGTCTTGAAatcttattatgattattatgtgaATAGATTGCGTTGATATGGGAACCTAACCGAAGAGGAAAACTGAAGTTCGGATAGAGTATTACAAttgaatttaaagaaaatataagtctcatatgacatTGTTTTTAGAGTAGAACGAAATCATAAACAAGTGTAAGAAGTTCTGCTGAGATAACAAACAGCTACTTCGCAAATCTCAAAGAAGCCtgggaaaagaagagaatatatcattaAGTTctgggctagtaacctacaaaaaaaaattt
This DNA window, taken from Solanum lycopersicum chromosome 5, SLM_r2.1, encodes the following:
- the LOC138348403 gene encoding uncharacterized protein, which gives rise to MARNRTSASGGQDLIPAPASGNTIRGRGRGRARGRGRGRVAAPVDGQVPIATQVRDRTVPPDAEVIHGDVQDRVEGDGLAQDPPSTIIPLVLQDTLARMLGILEGMAKAGALPVTSDGSQTRVGGQTPDPIVAPDSQTPRAQPAAAVAPRLDSMEFPDMTSHLVNRPSMTIDEQKMFGRFRLMNPPTYTGDLAEDAYEFIVSCHERLHNLGLVESHGVDYTAFQMTGSAKHWWRDYISSRPAGSHPLSWTEFTQVFLSKFVPRSERERKRAEFEGLQQNGMSVAEYEGKFHALARHASMILPTEAERVRRFVKGLIIPIRLGVSQVAASGVPFQKVVDAAKELEMIRREGFEQREGKRTRYSGDYGGAPSRSRGYSGRGYHPQSNRPIHAAIPAFEAGYARHNSSSSVHTSQGSSSRPVVRGGHSGHSGSSHQPASRRGCFECGDMGHFVRDCPRTRRGGLHQGSQVSTSRAAQPPARGGAQNGRGGSHSGRGGSPSGRGGGRGGSQSDGGRSHCYAFPGRPEAEASDAVITDSIPSRSTSRGAN